The sequence ATCTAGGGTCTGCGAGCATCGACACGAAAAGCGTGTACGTGTACATTCAGTCGCGCTTCTATCGCGCGCCAGAGGTGATTATGGAGCAGAAGTACAACAATGCGATTGACTGGTGGAGCTTTGGCTGCATACTCTGCGAGCTGGCCAACGGCGATCCCGTCTTTCCCGGCAATGATGAGAAGGACCAGCTAGGGTGCATTATGGAGTATCTAGGGCCACCGCCCCAGAACTTTATAGAAGCTTCCTCTGCAAGGCGGAAGCGCGAGTTCTTCGACGGTCATTACAAGCCTCGGCCCCACACGACGCGTGAGGGTAAGCAACGCGAGCCAGGGTCGAGATCGTTGTCGAAGTTCCTGGCCGTCTCAGAGGACGATGACTTTCTAAGCTTTGTACGCCTCTTTCTGCAGTGGGACCCGTCACAGCGGGTCTCGCCGCGCGAGGCGATGAAGCACCGTTGGATCTGCGACAAGTTTGTATTTCCCACCCAGtcagaggagaagaagccggGGTTGTCATCGTTGACAAAGGAGAGCAACGCCTCTGCATCCGGGTCACTCAAGGGGTGCATGTCTCAAGagcctgctgcaccgcttaAACCCAAGGTATCCATGTCCACCATCGTGGGGTCACTTTCCACGGCGCGGGAGGCACCCGTTGATTCGCTGTGGCCAAGTGCTGGGCCCCCAAAGGCGCAGCGGTCGGCACCATTGCTGCAACCACCCACTACGTGCACAGGCAGTGCGAACTTCGACACGTCAGGTGACAATGCCTCACGTGTGAACACATTGCCGCCTTCTCGCGACGCATTCTCTGGCACTGTGACGCGCGGCGCGGCTCAATCGACAGGCGCGAAGTTCCAAGGGCCGTCAGTGCCGCAAAGGCACAACGGacgcctgcagcgcggcagGCAGCGGCGTTCCACAGACATGGCAGACGTTGAAATACCGGGTGAGGCTATTGCTTTGCCGAATAACTCGACATCTCTTCACGCACCATTGGGTGCTGAAGAGTCCTCTGCAGAGAAGCACTCGCGTGGGCTCATGATCACTGCCAATAAAGATTCATCTCCCGTCTCCGTGCGCGGAGTCGTCACGAGAGTGATGAACCCAAGACCGCAATTGCGCCTCGCTGGCGGAGTACTCTCGCCAGAGGTGCTATCACCTGTCACCTTGCACTCTAGCACCAACCCCGTCATCGTCACCTCCCGCGACAGGAATGCCCACTCATCTGAGAACGAGGCATCACCGAGTGCATCGCACAGCAACACCAACAGTGGCGCCGTCGGCAACGCACGAGGAAACAGCAGTGCAGGAGACGTGCCCACCAGTGTGTTAGAGCTGCCTCAAGAGTACGAGGGTACTACAGCGAAGACGCACACTGTGGATTTATTGGGTAGGAATGGTGGCGCCATCGACTTTAGTAGTCTTTCGCGATGGCCCAGCACGACGAGGACGTCGCAATTAAATGGGGATCGCCAGAGGAGTGCGAGTGCATCAGCCAGGAGGGATAGCCACGGCATCACATCGCCTGGGTTATCGACTGAGTCtgcgagaggggaggcagtCAGGGAACGCAGGGAGCACTTGGTCAGTCTCAACCCAGTAGACTTGTCACCCACCAAGGCGTCCCAGCCCGCTGCGATACAAGGCAGACCGCACGCGGGAGAGTATATGCTACCATCAGAGCTGCCGCCGTTTAGGGAAGGCGCTAGTTCTAGCAATCTCGACGATGTCGGGGTATCGCCGAACTGCAGACACCTCGCAGCAATACTGTCAGATCCACGCAACAAGGGTGGGCTGACGGAGCTCTCGCTGCAGACCCGCGGcagtcctcctctccctcttcctggGCCATCCGCCGTTGCCGCACCCTCGCTAACGCCGCCGTACAAAtttctgcagcgcagcgctcaATGCAACATACCCGTCGTGTGTGATGACGGGGCTGCACATACCGCTGCAAGAAACCAACGTGTGGTTGCAAGTGAGGCGTCATCGATGCTGTCGGAAAGGCGAGCTGTTCAGCTCAGCGGCATGCACCTTGTACCGCCTCGGCAGGTGTTGGGCCGGCAATCTCTACTTCCTCGGCAGAACGGTTCTGGGACCCGGAGCAAGGGTGTGACGAAGCCTTCAACGGTCACTACGCCGCAGCTTCCATTGCTCAAGAGATAATCGCCTTGCTGACTCTTGGGAGAGTGCA comes from Leishmania braziliensis MHOM/BR/75/M2904 complete genome, chromosome 33 and encodes:
- a CDS encoding putative dual-specificity protein kinase, which gives rise to MHPKYGLSTSGASLISASEAMHHFGDCLTAYERKEIVQYEAVYYAGQRCVDKVKSPTNGHNDGYDTEEGEYIFRVKDHIAYRYEVLEELGSGAFGQVFKAIDHFDESIVAVKLIRNHRKVLQQADQEIGILQRVNDRDPKGLYGIVRMIDNFKFRGHICISYELLGANLYEYLKTKDFFPMALPLIRSIAARMLVTLSFLARENIIHCDLKPENILLRDNDPAVVKVADLGSASIDTKSVYVYIQSRFYRAPEVIMEQKYNNAIDWWSFGCILCELANGDPVFPGNDEKDQLGCIMEYLGPPPQNFIEASSARRKREFFDGHYKPRPHTTREGKQREPGSRSLSKFLAVSEDDDFLSFVRLFLQWDPSQRVSPREAMKHRWICDKFVFPTQSEEKKPGLSSLTKESNASASGSLKGCMSQEPAAPLKPKVSMSTIVGSLSTAREAPVDSLWPSAGPPKAQRSAPLLQPPTTCTGSANFDTSGDNASRVNTLPPSRDAFSGTVTRGAAQSTGAKFQGPSVPQRHNGRLQRGRQRRSTDMADVEIPGEAIALPNNSTSLHAPLGAEESSAEKHSRGLMITANKDSSPVSVRGVVTRVMNPRPQLRLAGGVLSPEVLSPVTLHSSTNPVIVTSRDRNAHSSENEASPSASHSNTNSGAVGNARGNSSAGDVPTSVLELPQEYEGTTAKTHTVDLLGRNGGAIDFSSLSRWPSTTRTSQLNGDRQRSASASARRDSHGITSPGLSTESARGEAVRERREHLVSLNPVDLSPTKASQPAAIQGRPHAGEYMLPSELPPFREGASSSNLDDVGVSPNCRHLAAILSDPRNKGGLTELSLQTRGSPPLPLPGPSAVAAPSLTPPYKFLQRSAQCNIPVVCDDGAAHTAARNQRVVASEASSMLSERRAVQLSGMHLVPPRQVLGRQSLLPRQNGSGTRSKGVTKPSTVTTPQLPLLKR